One genomic segment of Odocoileus virginianus isolate 20LAN1187 ecotype Illinois chromosome 17, Ovbor_1.2, whole genome shotgun sequence includes these proteins:
- the DGKE gene encoding diacylglycerol kinase epsilon: MEGQERPAPPASPFADGHLVLWTLCSVLLPVLITLWCSVQRSRRQLHRRDIFRKSKHGWRDTDLFSQPTYCCVCAQHILQGAFCDCCGLRVDEGCLKKADKRFPCKEIMLKSDSKALDAMPHHWIRGNVPLCSYCVVCKQQCGNQPKLCDYRCVWCQKTVHDECMKNSLRNEKCDFGEFKNLIIPPSYLTSINHMRKDKKTDYEMLASKLGKQWTPLIILANSRSGTNMGEGLLGEFRILLNPVQVFDVTKTPPIKALQLCTLLPYDSARVLVCGGDGTVGWVLDALDEMKIKGQEKYIPQVAVLPLGTGNDLSNTLGWGTGYAGEIPVAQVLRNVMEADGIKLDRWKVQVTNKGYYNLRKPKEFTMNNYFSIGPDALMALNFHAHREKAPSLFSSRILNKAVYLFYGTKDCLVQECKDLNKKVELELDGERVELPNLEGIIVLNIGYWGGGCRLWEGMGDETYPLARHDDGLLEVVGVYGSFHCAQIQVKLANPFRIGQAHTVRLILKCSMMPMQVDGEPWAQGPCTVTITHKTHALMLYFSGEQTDDDVSSTSDQEDTKETE, encoded by the exons ATGGAAGGCCAGGAGCGGCCGGCGCCCCCCGCCAGCCCGTTTGCGGACGGGCACCTAGTCCTGTGGACGCTGTGTTCGGTCCTGCTGCCCGTGCTCATCACCTTGTGGTGCAGCGTCCAGCGGTCGCGCCGGCAGCTGCACCGCAGGGACATCTTCCGCAAGAGCAAGCACGGCTGGCGCGACACGGACCTGTTCAGCCAGCCCACCTACTGCTGTGTGTGCGCGCAGCACATCCTGCAGGGCGCCTTCTGCGACTGCTGTGGGCTGCGCGTGGACGAGGGCTGCCTCAAGAAGGCCGACAAGCGCTtcccctgcaaggagatcatGCTCAAGAGTGACAGCAAAGCCTTGGACGCCATGCCCCACCACTGGATCCGGGGAAACGTCCCCCTGTGCAGTTACTGTGTAGTTTGCAAGCAACAGTGCGGCAACCAGCCCAAGCTCTGCGATTACAG gTGCGTTTGGTGTCAGAAAACAGTACATGATGAGTGTATGAAAAATAGCTTAAGGAATGAAAAGTGTGATTTTGGAGAATTCAAAAACCTCATCATTCCaccaagttatttaacctccatTAATCATATGCGTAAAGACAAAAAAACAGATTATGAAATG ctGGCCTCTAAACTTGGGAAGCAATGGACTCCATTAATAATTCTGGCCAACTCTCGTAGTGGAACTAACATGGGAgaaggattgctgggagaattcagGATCCTCCTAAATCCCGTCCAG GTTTTTGATGTTACTAAAACTCCCCCCATCAAAGCCCTACAACTTTGTACTCTTCTTCCCTATGACTCAGCTCGAGTGCTTGTCTGTGGAGGGGATGGGACTGTTGGCTGGGTCCTGGATGCCCTTGACGAAATGAAGATTAAG GGACAAGAGAAATACATTCCACAAGTTGCAGTCTTGCCTCTGGGAACAGGCAATGATCTATCCAATACCTTGGGGTGGGGTACAGGTTATGCGGGAGAAATCCCAGTTGCACAAGTCTTAAGAAACGTGATGGAAGCAGATGGAATTAAGCTAGATAG atgGAAAGTTCAAGTAACAAATAAAGGATACTACAACTTAAGAAAACCCAag GAATTCACAATGAACAACTATTTTTCTATTGGACCTGATGCTCTCATGGCCCTCAATTTTCACGCTCATCGTGAGAAGGCCCCATCTCTGTTTTCTAGCAGAATTCTTAATAAG GCTGTTTACTTATTTTATGGAACCAAAGATTGTTTAGTGCAAGAATGTAAAGATTTGAATAAAAAAGTTGAG ctaGAGCTGGATGGTGAGCGAGTAGAACTGCCGAATTTGGAAGGCATTATCGTTCTGAATATCGGCTACTGGGGTGGCGGCTGCAGACTGTGGGAAGGGATGGGAGACGAGACCTACCCTCTAGCCAG GCATGATGACGGTTTATTGGAAGTTGTTGGAGTATATGGGTCTTTCCACTGTGCTCAGATTCAAGTGAAACTGGCGAATCCTTTTCGAATAGGACAAGCACATACAGTGCGA CTGATCTTGAAGTGCTCGATgatgccaatgcaggtagatgggGAGCCGTGGGCCCAGGGGCCCTGCACTGTCACCATAACCCACAAGACACACGCACTGATGTtgtatttctctggagaacaaaCGGATGACGACGTCTCTAGTACTTCAGACCAAGAGGATACAAAGGAAACTGAGTAG